In the Kwoniella mangroviensis CBS 8507 chromosome 3, whole genome shotgun sequence genome, one interval contains:
- a CDS encoding tubulin alpha-1A chain, whose translation MREVISVHVGQAGVQIGNACWELYTLEHGLSPDGRLMEGSPHGGDDGFSTFFSETGTGKHVPRSLYVDLEPNVVDEVRTGTYRSLFHPETMITGKEDAANNYARGHYTIGKDLVDNVLEQVRRLADNCSGLQGFFVFHSFGGGTGSGFGALLMERLSTDYGKKSKLEFSVYPAPKMSTSVVEPYNSVLTTHTTLEHSDCSFMVDNEAIYDICRRNLGITSPSFTNLNRLIAQVVSSITASLRFDGSLNVDLNEFQTNLVPFPRIHFPLATYAPVVSAEKAFHESNSVSEMTISCFESNNQMVKCDPRQGKYMACCLLYRGDVVPKDVNAAVANVRTKRTIQFVDWCPTGFKLGICNEPPALVPGGDLAKVSRSLCMLSNTTSIATAWARLDNKFDLLYSKRAFVHWYVGEGMEEGEFSEAREDLAALEKDYEEVGIDSVDVEEEEGEY comes from the exons ATGCGAGAGGTTATCAGT GTCCACGTTGGTCAAGCCG GTGTCCAAATCGGTAATGCTTGTTGGGAGCTTTACACTCTCGAACATGGCCTGAGC CCCGATGGACGTCTTATGGAAGGATCTCCTCacggtggtgatgatggtttctccactttcttctctgagACCGGTACCGGAAAACACGTTCCTCGATCCCTCTATGTCGATCTTGAACCCAACGTAGTTGATGAAGTTCGAACTGGTACTTACCGAAGTCTCTTCCACCCTGAAACCATGATCACCGGAAAGGAAGATGCTGCCAACAACT ACGCTCGTGGTCACTACACCATCGGTAAAGATCTCGTCGACAACGTACTTGAACAAGTACGAAGACTCGCCGATAACTGTTCGGGTCTTCAAGgtttcttcgtcttccacTCTTTCGGTGGTGGTACAGGTTCAGGTTTCGGTGCTCTCCTCATGGAAAGACTTTCAACCGATTACGGAAAGAAATCAAAGCTTGAGTTCTCAGTTTACCCCGCACCCAAGATGTCCACTTCGGTCGTAGAACCTTACAACTCTGTTCTCACCACTCACACCACCCTTGAACACTCTGATTGTTCATTCATGGTTGATAACGAAGC CATCTACGACATCTGCCGAAGAAACTTGGGTATCACCTCCCCATCTTTCACCAACCTTAACAGATTGATCGCCCAAGTCGTGTCTTCCATCACTGCTTCTCTTCGATTCGATGGTTCCCTCAACGTCGACTTGAACGAGTTCCAAACTAACTTGGTACC TTTCCCTCGTATCCACTTCCCCCTCGCCACCTACGCTCCTGTCGTGTCTGCTGAAAAGG CCTTCCACGAGTCCAACTCTGTCTCTGAAATGACCATCTCCTGTTTCGAGTCCAACAACCAAATGGTCAAATGTGATCCTCGACAAGGAAAATACATGGCTTGTTGTCTACTTTACCGAGGTGATGTCGTTCCCAAGGATGTCAACGCCGCCGTCGCCAACGTCCGAACCAAACGAACCATCCAATTCGTCGACTGGTGTCCTACCGGTTTCAAATTGGGTATCTGTAACGAACCCCCTGCTCTCGTTCCCGGAGGTGATCTCGCCAAGGTCTCTCGATCTCTCTGTATGCTTTCCAACACCACTTCCATCGCTACTGCTTGGGCCCGTCTCGATAACAAATTCGACTTGCTCTACTCCAAGCGAGCGTTCGTTCACTGG TATGTTGGtgaaggtatggaagagggAGAGTTCTCAGAGGCAAGAGAAGATCTGGCAGCTTTGGAGAAAGATTACGAGGAAGTTGGAATCGACTCTGTTGatgtcgaagaggaagagggtgaataCTAG
- a CDS encoding 40S ribosomal protein uS9, which yields MSAVQTFGKKKTATAVAHVTPGRGLVRLNGSPISLVEPVVLRYKVYEPILVVGPEKLANLDIRLRVKGGGHVSQLYALRQAIAKGIVAFYAKNEDAASALELKKTLIAYDRTLLVADPRRMEPKKFGGRGARARRQKSYR from the exons ATGTCAGCCGTTCAAACTTTcggcaagaagaagactgCCACCGCCGTGGCTCACGTCACCCCCGGTCGAGGTCTCGTTAGATTGAACGGATCTCCTATCTCCCTCGTTGAGCC TGTCGTCCTCCGATACAAGGTCTACGAACCTATCCTCGTTGTTGGTCCTGAGAAGCTCGCCAACCTCGATATCAGACTTAGAGTAAAAGGTGGTGGTCACGTATCTCAACTTTACGCTCTCCGACAAGCCATCGCCAAGGGTATCGTTGC CTTCTACGCCAAGAACGAAGATGCCGCTTCTGCCCTCGAACTCAAAAAGACCCTCATCGCCTACGACCGAACCCTCCTCGTTGCTGATCCCCGAAGAATGGAACCCAAGAAGTTCGGTGGTCGTGGTGCCAGAGCAAGGCGACAAAAG TCTTACCGATAA
- a CDS encoding mitochondrial 54S ribosomal protein uL4m encodes MKSATRLMPSLSQPLRSSSRPISRTILSRSVLAGPSRLPRFYTTTSNVPPTTAQPLNPAENVEAASEGEELEEDLPSNINFEELSEEADESIDRFLSHGSESSSIRSNSQFDPILLPISSLASSTPTLPSESGLVVSLPPDIFAQPIRRDILHRCVVWYLSLLRSGTKSTKSRSTVNYSGRKLRPQKGTGRARVGDASSGTRRGGAPIHPIFPKDWSQKLPRKIRYLGLKIALSSKLNSGLLRVVDNLNEGEWKGTNEASRALSNEVVKTENPVDLEPIISSSSSEESATPQETQEEIQVINKFGPSKDLSILFVYSPEKLHDEGLWNFHKSIRNIPGLELISTDELQVYHVLKYKWLVMEGTAIDAISGVQDLQDELELVPEQLNEGEPSRVIV; translated from the exons ATGAAGTCTGCTACACGACTGATGCCATCTCTATCCCAG CCTTTGAGATCCTCCTCTCGACCTATATCACGTACGATCCTCTCCCGATCCGTTTTAGCAGGACCTAGCAGATTACCCAGGTTCTACACTACTACATCTAATGTCCCACCTACAACTGCTCAACCATTGAACCCCGCTGAGAATGTTGAGGCAGCATCAGAAGGAGaggagctggaggaggatttACCTTCGAATATCAATTTTGAGGAATTATCAGAAGAGGCTGATGAGAGTATTGATAGATTTTTGAGTCATGGCAGTG aatcatcatcgattAGATCAAATTCTCAATTCGATCCCATCCTCTtacccatctcttctttagcttcttccacccCGACCCTCCCATCTGAATCT GGCCTCGTCGTTTCACTCCCACCGGATATATTCGCTCAACCTATTAGGAGAGATATCTTACATAGATGTGTCGTATGGTACCTTTCCTTGTTAAGATCT GGAACGAAAAGTACCAAATCGAGATCGACGGTCAATTACTCTGGAAGGAAATTGAGACCTCAAAAGGGTACTGGTAGAGCGAGAGTGGGAGATGCAAGTAGTGGTACCC GACGAGGAGGTGCTCCTatccatccaatcttcccTAAAGATTGGTCTCAGAAACTACCCCGTAAGATCAGATACCTAGGATTGAAAATCGCCTTATCGTCCAAATTGAACTCCGGTTTATTGAGAGTAGTGGACAATCTCAatgaaggagaatggaaggGGACAAACGAAGCTTCAAGAGCATTATCCAACGAAGTGGTGAAGACGGAAAACCCAGTCGATCTTGAacctatcatctcttcctcttcttctgaagaATCTGCTACCCCccaagaaacccaagaagaGATTCAAGTGATCAATAAATTTGGACCATCTAAAGATCTATCAATCTTATTCGTTTACTCACCTGAGAAATTACATGATGAAGGATTATGGAATTTCCATAAATCTATTAGGAATATACCGGGATTAGAATTGATCTCAACAGATGAACTGCAAGTCTATCACGTATTGAAATACAAGTGGTTGGTCATGGAGGGTACAGCTATCGATGCGATTTCGGGTGTACAGGATCTACAAGATGAGTTGGAGTTGGTACCGGAACAATTGAATGAGGGAGAACCATCAAGAGTAATTGTGTAA